A stretch of the Pseudoalteromonas phenolica genome encodes the following:
- a CDS encoding aminotransferase class V-fold PLP-dependent enzyme: MTEQQQLSQIYLDANATTPVLPAAAQAALATMQTQFGNPSSSHITGLQAKQIMEQTRSKARKVIGASSGQVIFTSGATEGIQTAILSALYQAKQSYNSNKKPCILYGATEHKAVPESLKHWNHILDIHSEIKAIPVDKDGMLDLDFIAKEVSNALMICTMAVNNETGAEQDLSKLETVIRSNNPNTYWMVDCVQALGKVELKIANTSIDYAPFSGHKLYAMKGIGFVYIREKAPFTPFIAGGGQESGLRSGTENLPGLASLNVIFDELIGQGRGVFATKETLCDYRDQIAKALTTAFPTIVFNNNFACSVPTTLNFAIPGFSAKEILDLFDAANIRVSSGSACSSKVTGSFVLDAMGLPQTQSEAAIRLSFGPAATQAEIDAACERIAYCARALGHSCLVNMNDLDNKSKLDGLVQFKVGGSCCWLFVDSESKEAVIIEPLAELTQRLLTVLECQGLKLRAVIDTHGHADHASARTQLLNDELKTQKTDHLGWPAQCNVVTVDMLTLPFIDVGKFALVKIATPGHTQDSISLALCHKAELKAGKFNSLYTFCGDLILMGTLGRTNFESSDASQMYQSLQLLSGLLEQDSLLCPSHDYNNEFVTTLNAETQRNQLLADVVSVRIPVADFMKKKAKLDSHIHDQANQEIMCGALTSCSQNHSFLELNNDALQAHLDDTKDVQLIDIREPHEYALNHAQQFDKNVPLTRLANFIGLQRLNKNQPLVLVCRSGSRSSVAAQTLVRLGFEHVAHLKGGYALAQ; this comes from the coding sequence ATGACTGAGCAGCAGCAATTGAGTCAAATCTATCTTGATGCCAACGCAACCACTCCCGTATTACCTGCGGCCGCGCAAGCTGCGCTAGCAACCATGCAGACCCAATTTGGTAATCCCAGTAGTAGCCACATTACCGGTCTTCAAGCAAAGCAAATAATGGAACAAACCCGCAGTAAAGCACGTAAAGTAATCGGTGCTAGTAGCGGGCAAGTTATCTTTACCAGTGGTGCAACAGAAGGCATTCAAACGGCAATATTGTCTGCGCTTTATCAAGCAAAGCAGAGCTACAACTCTAATAAAAAGCCTTGTATTTTATATGGTGCAACCGAGCATAAAGCTGTACCTGAATCTCTAAAGCACTGGAATCATATTCTCGATATTCATTCAGAAATTAAAGCCATTCCCGTTGATAAGGATGGCATGTTAGATCTAGATTTTATCGCCAAAGAAGTATCAAATGCTTTAATGATCTGCACCATGGCAGTCAATAATGAAACCGGCGCAGAGCAAGACTTAAGCAAACTAGAAACCGTGATCAGAAGTAATAACCCTAATACATACTGGATGGTCGATTGCGTTCAGGCACTCGGTAAAGTTGAGCTGAAAATCGCTAATACCAGTATTGATTACGCGCCGTTTAGCGGCCATAAACTCTATGCCATGAAAGGCATCGGTTTTGTCTATATTCGTGAAAAAGCCCCTTTTACCCCATTTATCGCAGGAGGTGGGCAAGAGAGTGGGTTACGTTCAGGTACTGAAAACTTACCAGGTTTGGCTTCACTGAATGTTATTTTCGATGAGCTAATTGGGCAGGGTAGAGGGGTATTTGCGACTAAAGAAACACTGTGTGATTACCGCGACCAAATTGCCAAAGCATTAACAACGGCTTTTCCTACCATTGTATTTAACAATAACTTTGCATGCAGTGTCCCAACAACATTGAACTTCGCTATTCCAGGGTTTAGCGCCAAAGAGATCTTAGATTTGTTTGATGCAGCAAATATTCGAGTGAGCTCAGGTTCAGCCTGTAGCTCTAAAGTGACGGGCAGTTTCGTGCTTGATGCAATGGGGCTTCCCCAAACACAAAGTGAAGCCGCAATACGCCTATCTTTTGGCCCTGCAGCCACACAAGCAGAAATAGATGCAGCCTGTGAGCGTATTGCTTATTGCGCTAGAGCACTTGGCCATAGTTGCTTAGTAAATATGAATGATTTAGACAATAAGTCAAAACTCGATGGGTTAGTTCAGTTTAAAGTGGGTGGAAGTTGCTGTTGGTTATTTGTCGACAGTGAAAGCAAAGAAGCAGTTATTATTGAGCCGCTTGCAGAACTCACTCAGCGCTTATTAACAGTATTAGAATGCCAAGGTCTTAAATTAAGAGCGGTTATAGACACACATGGCCATGCCGATCACGCTTCAGCCAGAACGCAATTGTTAAATGATGAATTAAAAACCCAAAAAACTGATCACTTAGGCTGGCCTGCACAGTGCAACGTTGTAACAGTCGATATGCTTACTTTGCCATTTATCGATGTAGGGAAATTCGCCTTAGTCAAAATTGCCACGCCAGGCCATACACAAGACAGTATTTCCTTGGCGCTTTGCCACAAAGCAGAGTTAAAGGCGGGGAAATTCAATAGCCTTTATACCTTTTGTGGTGATTTAATTTTAATGGGCACACTTGGCAGAACAAACTTTGAAAGCAGCGATGCCTCTCAAATGTATCAATCATTACAGTTGCTAAGCGGCTTATTAGAACAAGATAGCCTACTTTGCCCTAGCCATGACTATAACAATGAGTTTGTCACAACTTTAAATGCAGAAACGCAGCGTAATCAGTTATTAGCAGACGTTGTAAGTGTGCGTATACCCGTTGCAGATTTTATGAAGAAAAAGGCAAAGCTCGATAGCCATATTCACGATCAAGCCAACCAAGAAATTATGTGTGGCGCGCTGACTTCTTGCTCACAAAATCATAGCTTCTTAGAATTAAATAATGACGCCTTACAAGCTCATCTAGACGACACCAAGGATGTACAACTGATTGATATTCGTGAGCCACATGAATATGCACTCAATCATGCACAACAATTTGATAAAAATGTGCCATTAACCAGGCTTGCAAACTTTATTGGCCTACAACGACTAAACAAAAATCAACCTTTGGTACTTGTATGCCGCAGTGGCAGTCGCTCTTCTGTTGCTGCACAAACGCTAGTTCGACTTGGTTTTGAGCATGTGGCGCATTTAAAAGGTGGCTACGCCTTAGCACAGTAA
- a CDS encoding transporter substrate-binding domain-containing protein translates to MTTFNLFSIDTKHILFSSVLLGCCFASSHSHADVVLKICHEANNYPPYFYQNNNQSKGLLTDIIKTAAKKANVAVQFYSKPWNRCQKDVKTGKSHALYAMIRTPLRAKEYAFPSNQDSHLWSASYPIFFKSSSKFELENYKPNQGLGAPLGYVVWQTLNEKGWLSPFQYEPAQGLKMVAQGKLDGYVVERLIGLNLLFENHLQEEVTYSQNHLLDTTWYLPFNKNFYLNNQVLVENFWFELNNARAHLEKKHKTLSNRKSKTN, encoded by the coding sequence ATGACTACATTCAACCTTTTCAGCATAGATACAAAGCACATATTATTCTCAAGTGTTCTACTTGGTTGTTGCTTTGCTTCATCACATAGTCATGCAGATGTCGTATTGAAGATTTGTCATGAAGCAAATAATTACCCTCCTTATTTCTATCAAAACAACAACCAATCAAAGGGCTTGCTAACTGATATCATCAAAACTGCTGCAAAAAAAGCCAATGTGGCAGTACAGTTTTATTCAAAACCTTGGAATCGGTGCCAAAAAGATGTGAAAACAGGCAAAAGCCATGCTTTATATGCCATGATAAGAACTCCTCTAAGAGCCAAAGAGTATGCTTTCCCAAGTAATCAGGATAGTCACCTTTGGAGTGCTTCTTACCCTATTTTTTTTAAAAGTTCATCTAAGTTTGAACTAGAAAACTATAAACCAAACCAAGGGCTTGGTGCTCCATTGGGGTATGTAGTTTGGCAGACATTGAATGAAAAAGGTTGGTTGAGTCCCTTCCAGTACGAACCTGCTCAGGGGCTTAAAATGGTGGCGCAGGGAAAGTTAGATGGCTATGTGGTAGAGCGGCTTATAGGCTTAAATTTACTGTTTGAAAACCATCTTCAAGAAGAGGTGACGTACAGTCAAAATCATTTATTAGACACAACTTGGTATTTACCATTTAATAAAAACTTTTATTTGAACAACCAAGTCCTAGTAGAAAATTTCTGGTTTGAACTGAACAATGCTCGAGCGCATTTAGAAAAAAAGCATAAGACACTAAGTAATAGAAAATCAAAGACCAATTAG